A window of the Carassius gibelio isolate Cgi1373 ecotype wild population from Czech Republic chromosome B16, carGib1.2-hapl.c, whole genome shotgun sequence genome harbors these coding sequences:
- the LOC127974417 gene encoding carbohydrate sulfotransferase 8-like — MHIKYCYFIAFAHTAHLCVSVCVSGVRFRGSTLSRQEQCAQFSDRVNQRSEEGDIDPISPMQLPDSQWERDSATPGSREHDPSPQQVTKRHRKLLKTSPVLRPNSSSPSRVQESRRRIIRDVCGKYRSNISRTITPHHVSRIYVEDRHKLLYCEVPKAGCSNWKRILMVLAGVANSTREINHVAVHYDNHLKRLDSFDHQGITSRLETYTKVVFVREPMERLVSAFRDKFESPNSYYHPVFGKPIISKYRVNASQTALKTGSGVTFREFMHYLLDVHRPVGMDIHWEAANQLCSPCHLHYDFIGKVETLEEDANFLLRKIGAPENLSYPSFKDGNPKAARTSTQITQHYFSQLNASERQRAYDFYYMDYLMFNYSKPYKDLY; from the exons ATGCATATCAAATATTGTTACTTTATTGCATTTGCACACACAGCTCATTTGTGCGtctctgtctgtgtttcaggTGTGAGGTTCAGAGGAAGCACTCTGTCCAGGCAG gagCAGTGCGCTCAGTTCAGTGACCGAGTCAACCAGCGATCAGAGGAGGGCGACATCGACCCCATCTCACCAATGCAGCTTCCAGATTCCCAATGGGAACGAGACTCGGCCACACCGGGGTCCCGGGAGCACGACCCGAGCCCTCAACAGGTCACCAAACGCCACCGGAAACTATTAAAGACCAGCCCTGTGCTGAGACCCAACTCATCATCTCCATCACGCGTCCAGGAGTCCCGTCGGCGGATCATACGGGACGTCTGCGGGAAATACCGGAGTAATATTTCACGGACGATAACGCCACATCACGTCTCGCGGATTTACGTGGAGGACCGACACAAACTGCTGTACTGCGAGGTGCCTAAAGCCGGATGCTCCAACTGGAAGAGAATCCTGATGGTTTTAGCCGGCGTCGCCAACTCGACGCGAGAAATCAATCACGTGGCCGTTCATTACGACAATCACCTGAAACGCCTGGACAGCTTCGACCATCAAGGCATCACGAGTCGTTTAGAGACGTACACCAAAGTCGTCTTCGTCCGAGAGCCGATGGAGCGACTGGTGTCTGCGTTCAGGGACAAATTCGAGAGTCCTAATTCCTACTACCATCCTGTCTTCGGAAAGCCCATCATCTCCAAATACAGGGTGAATGCATCGCAGACGGCTTTGAAGACGGGAAGCGGCGTGACCTTTCGAGAGTTCATGCACTATCTTTTAGACGTGCATCGTCCCGTGGGAATGGACATCCATTGGGAAGCGGCCAACCAGCTTTGTAGCCCCTGCCATCTTCACTACGACTTCATCGGGAAAGTCGAGACCTTGGAAGAAGACGCCAACTTTCTTTTACGAAAGATCGGTGCGCCGGAGAACCTGTCGTACCCCTCGTTCAAAGACGGGAACCCCAAAGCGGCCAGAACTTCCACTCAGATCACACAGCATTATTTCTCGCAGCTGAACGCGTCTGAGCGCCAGCGGGCGTATGACTTCTACTACATGGACTACTTGATGTTTAACTACTCCAAACCTTATAAAGACCTGTACTGA